One region of Clostridia bacterium genomic DNA includes:
- a CDS encoding GrpB family protein translates to MKKLSEMTNEELWQLFPIILKEYNEEYKNWYSEEKQNIIYAVGIDNIVRINHIGSTSVDGLIAKPTIDILLEIKVDTDLEQLKASLINTGYIFSFQPDRPKPSMMFLKGYSEQGFLKKVFHLHIRYPGDCDELYFRDYLKEFDDVARQYEKLKLELAKKYKHNRDAYTHAKTEFIKKYTQAAKDRYKDRYKID, encoded by the coding sequence ATGAAAAAGTTATCTGAAATGACCAATGAAGAATTATGGCAGTTGTTTCCAATAATTTTAAAAGAATATAACGAAGAATATAAAAACTGGTATAGTGAAGAAAAGCAAAATATAATATATGCGGTAGGAATTGATAATATAGTGCGAATAAATCATATAGGCAGCACTTCGGTTGATGGTCTTATCGCCAAGCCGACCATAGATATTTTGCTTGAAATAAAAGTTGATACCGATTTGGAACAGCTGAAAGCATCACTAATTAATACAGGATACATCTTTTCGTTTCAGCCAGACAGACCTAAGCCTAGCATGATGTTTTTAAAAGGCTATTCAGAACAAGGTTTTTTGAAAAAAGTTTTTCATTTGCATATAAGATATCCAGGCGATTGCGATGAATTGTATTTTAGAGATTATCTAAAAGAATTTGATGATGTAGCAAGACAATATGAAAAGCTCAAATTAGAATTGGCAAAAAAATATAAACATAACCGTGATGCATACACACATGCCAAAACCGAATTTATAAAAAAATACACGCAAGCAGCCAAAGACCGCTACAAGGACAGATATAAAATCGATTGA